Proteins found in one Terribacillus sp. DMT04 genomic segment:
- a CDS encoding 2'-5' RNA ligase family protein — protein MNYTIAFFPSEHVQQEANSYRKRFDAAYALIKPHVKVRQPFTLNENELIDAVSELKRIARDTAPFSYTIEKVSTFAPAHNTLYFKLSQTEELVNLHKRLYQGFFDGEKKYNFVPHITIAQELSNGEYADLHGTLKLKTFQFHEEVTQFHLLEQQSDGKWTVKESFTLGEE, from the coding sequence AACTATACGATAGCATTTTTCCCATCCGAGCACGTGCAGCAAGAAGCCAATTCGTACCGGAAAAGATTTGACGCAGCTTATGCACTTATTAAGCCTCATGTAAAGGTGAGGCAGCCCTTTACGCTGAATGAGAATGAGTTGATTGATGCTGTCAGTGAATTAAAACGAATTGCACGTGATACCGCTCCCTTCTCTTATACCATTGAGAAAGTGAGCACATTTGCTCCAGCACACAATACACTTTATTTTAAGTTGTCTCAAACGGAAGAGCTGGTTAACTTGCATAAGCGTTTGTATCAAGGCTTCTTCGACGGAGAAAAAAAATATAACTTTGTTCCGCATATTACCATCGCTCAAGAACTGTCTAATGGAGAATACGCCGACTTACACGGGACACTTAAGCTGAAGACCTTCCAATTCCATGAAGAAGTGACGCAGTTCCATTTATTAGAACAGCAGTCGGATGGCAAGTGGACAGTTAAAGAATCATTTACGTTAGGTGAGGAATAA